The following DNA comes from Babylonia areolata isolate BAREFJ2019XMU chromosome 31, ASM4173473v1, whole genome shotgun sequence.
GTAAAACATTATCACTACATCACACGCACATTACCATCCAACCACAGGTGCTTGCAACTTACCTGTAAAAGGTGATCATGGCTCCAATCAGGATCATCCCTCCAGGTACGTAGAAGGACATGCGACCGAAGACATTCTGCATCTGGCCGGTGTCTGGGTGGAAGGCTGAAAGGTACAGCTGTTGTGCTCGCCGCACGTCTTGCTCCCTGGTGCCAGCAGGTTCAGACTTTTCTCTGCCAAACAGTGACAAAGGAAAAGGATGTAAAAAGgaccttaattttttttaaatctaaaattaaaaaaaaaaaaaaaagaaagaaggaaaatgatgtttgtacacacccacacacacactgcacacacacacacacacacccatgcatgcacacacacacacacacacacacacacacacacacccatgcacacccatgcacacaaacacacacatactaactcgATTGTTTTTGTTGCCCACATAGTAAAGTGGTTGTCCTTGTATTCATTTCTTTGCATTCATTCTTATTGTcgttgtgaactccattgttaagGATCTGTGGCCTGACAAATAAAATATTCTAAATTTGAactgacttgcacacacacacacacacacacacacacacacacacacacacacacatgcacacccatgcacacaaacacacacatactaactcgATTGTTTTTGCTGCCCACATAGTAAAGTGGTTGTCCTTGTATTCATTTCTTTGCATTCATTCTTACTGTcgttgtgaactccattgttaagGATCTGTGGCCTGACAAATAAAATATTCTAAATTTGAactgacttgcacacacacacacacacacacacacacacacacacacacaccagagttaATGGTCAAATGGAGGATATATAATATTTACAcacatactacatacatacacatacagtcactaaaaaaaaaaaataaaaaaataaaaagattttttttaaaaagcaacaaagaaGCAGTAAGGTTCAATAACAGAATGAAACTGGGGTTaactcctccttttctccctttattctgtgaagagtcatgtgggcactgcacgcacacacaaaactgttcaccagattcctccaggtctgcaaATAcatcacagacatggacacagacatggGCGTGGACAtctgtttattcaattaaggACATGAAGCCTTGTGAAGGGGATGCAGTGAACATACAACACAAGAAGTTGTCACTTCTTTTTCAGATAcagcacagagaaaaagagaaaaaagagaatgcGCATTCATACCCCTTGAAAGGTGTTTTGTTTACAGCCCCTTACTAACTCTTACCCAACTCAGCAGTGCTCAATCCACGGGCTCAATTGGGAACAGGGAGCATCTTGATCTTATCTCCTGGACCTGACTGACAACGGGGTACATCCAAAATGAAAAGAAGCATATAAGTAcagcctttcttttttcttttttttgtgcttcaccatcgtctgcaccgtttcagtggcattaatcccacacccctcattcccccttacacagccacacccgggttcatctgtcgcagtcccagcactggcagtccacagggaatcatcaATATTAGgttgccatgaggccacacatcagaggagaccctgcactgctgctgggtcactttagtagtgttcagttgtgcctgttctgatttaacatacttaggacaccacctactaagccccctactgacaataATGATGGCTtggtcacggagccagactgagtgagcatctccccctgagtggagaccaccaccacatccctccaacagcAGTCCTCCATGAATCcaccaacactgaagaccttgacaagactcaccccaagcgcggaagtggagaGGTCACCAAGAGAGCAGGGCATGAGAGGCCACATAAtctggggcactttttttttttgatggaggaggaggacaataatgatgatgacaaagctgcTATGgcagtccatttaggtttgggactacatgacaaggctgtactctacgcttcctatcataatgatatcctggtgtcaacccggccaaagagatacacacacttgcagtgttggtcaggaaatttgagcgacacacccaaagatgcatccgtgaagtggatgatactcgactgagTGGTCCCAGTCTTGCCTATGGCACACtcgactctgggtaggagccgaccgCGGGCTGAAAAACCAACCTactctgggattcgaacccaggtcctcccagccgtcagtctgcaacACTAACAACTTCACCACAGTGGCTGGCGCATAAGTATCGCCTTGTCAAGCATGTTCAGACCCAAGcagacctccacagcagcattgtcattatcaccatcattatcattttcatcaaaatattgaaaacacATGTTCTGCacattttttaacataattttttatctattttgctgcttcatcatctgcactgtttctgtggcattacttccatgccactcattctgagtcccccccaCAGAGGGCAACACCCAGGTCTGTCACATTCTCAGCAttaacagtccacagggaacttcCGATGTTAGATCACCAGGTGGCATCTTCACATTTTTGATAGGACACCAAAGCAAAACGTCCCCAATTCTGGGaaatgaaaacaaagcaaaaacaaacaactgacctgTAGGACTGCAGAAGCTGTTTGGATTCCAGAAGCTTCTTCTGCGACACAAAGCTGAGACGTGGATCAGTGATCCAGGCAAAATACCGCAAACGACCCCAAAATCGGCTTAGGTCAAATGGGGGTTTGTTCAGGTTAATGCGTGCTTCTTCAGCCATTTCAATTCTTCTGAAAAGGCAAGGTAAGGTCTCTGAGTGAAGACTCATTATctactttttgtttttcaatttttttctcttttttacaaCATGAAATTACTTTAAAATACCAAAGAAAATGAACTgcagatcctctgtgtgtgtgtgtgtgtgtgtgtgtgtgtgtgtgtgtgtgtgtgtgtgtgtgtgtgtctgtctgtctgttgtctgtctgtctgtctgtatacatatgtgtgtgtgtgtgtgtgtgtgtgtgtgtgtgtgtgtgtgttgaaataaacaaatgcatacataTTTAAATCACCCtgttgtgaacagacaataaagccATGAGAAGTGGAACAACTTGCTGATGATTCTTGTCATGGATCATGATGATTATTCATGGATCAAAACATTGATCACAGGATTGTTGATGATATGCTGTGAAAcgtcttctgtacacacacacacacacacacacacacacaaacacacacacacacacacaagcaaagtaACAGGTCCAAACATATGTTGATCCAGGAACAACCATTGCGCTTGGTAACAACCCCTACCAAAGCAATATTtactgtattatcattattattgttataactgTTATCATATATACATTATgatatacatatcattatcataCGCATGCAAGTGTTAGGTGACAAGACTTGGTGAACTGGCCTGCGCTTGTTCAAGTTTATTTATATTTCATCAATCAATATTTTAATTAATCAATatttttataattattgttactattaGTATTACCTAGGTCCGttgcacgaccaacatcgacttgccgatgactctagaaaaaaaaaaagtgtctttttCGCACTCCGAGTGCactctattatcatcattatcattatcatttgcaaTCCACCAAATAATATCCCCATCAGATTCTTCCACTCTAAAGCTGGCTGccaatcagaagaaaaagaattaattGAGGGCACACAACCAAACAATCTAAGCTGAAATTCTCAATCATCTGAAAAGTTGGGCCTGTTTTGTTTGTATCATATCATCATGTGTCACGgattttaggctttatcagccttttgccgGATCAATGAGggcttttcatttgtttttgttttgtttttctttttttttcttttcttttttttttttctttttttttttgttgttgttgttgtttgtttgttgttgtttgttgttgttgttttttttgttgttgtttttttattactttattttaAAGTGCGCaagatacacatatatacacaccgaCAAGTAAGTGACAAGCAGATCTGAGTGTGTGCTTGTCGCTTTCTCGACGAACATGTGTCATCACATTAGTAGACTCTTCGAAGACCTGCACTCAGAGTGCGaaaaagacactttttttttttctagagtcatcggcaagtcgatgttggtcgtgtaacggaaagaagaagaaaaagaaaccaccaaGAGTTCCACAAACCTCTTTATTCAATGACACAGAGGCTGCGGTGTCACAATACCGAAACAATCGCATGTGCTCACGACTGTCTTTGAGCACCACTCCTGTGCAAGCACTGTGCAACAAGCTGCAAAGTGAAAAATTATTGTCAATGTGACGTAGGTCAATTTTCTTCGAATCGCACGGAGTGTTCTCCCTTGCTTGCTTGACTCTTTGCAATTGAAAATAGGATTTAGCTTCTACTGTGACGTCAAGCGTAGTTACCTGAAAGCAAATCCGAGCTTGTTAAACATGGTAAGTGCAGTTTTAGTAAATAAAGACTGATGAGCGTGTTTGTAAACCCTTTTTATCAGCTCACTAAACTGAAGAGAACTCGAATACACTCTTTATTTTAAGATGATTAGTGTTTGACTGAGTGAACTTTGTTTTACATTTCTGCCGGTGTCGCAAGCAAGTTGAAGGACTCGATCAGTCGATGAGGAATGTCGCTGTTTCACGGTTGATCTGGTTCGATTGCTTAATTTGTAAATAATAAACAGTTAAATCAGCAAACGTATCACTTGTCACTTCCCATAAACCCATGGACGTTCATGACAATATCAATCACACATTTTACTGCAAAGCCTGAAAAATGAAGCCATTTGTAAAATTACGAAATACTGGATGATTGAAAACACTCAACAAAGAAATATAGTTTAGATAACACCCggtttaacaaacagtaaagtgaCGCTTTTTTAAGAACAGTGCAGTACGGGGTAACACATTTTCAGCAACGGTGTCATCTTTCGAAAGAAACAATAAGGCATGAAAAAAGGTTTCTCATTTACGTATCATCATATCAATCGTCATGGCTTTTAGGCattatcagccttttgcctgatcaattaggacttctttttctttcttttttttctttttttttcttttttttacattatatcaGAGTGAGCAgttactaatgttatggctagcttcctatggagaaattaacttggaatccataatccttccagtgtttatctaataaattcttaaaactgttaagtgttcctgcagtgacagtgttactgggcagattattccagaagtttTACAACCCTGTTtgtaaaaaagtgtgaaaaaaggtttgatttggtgaatgtctgcattagttttagtgggtgtcccctggtatgaTTACTGTCCTTTAGAGTGAAAAGGTTTTGTGTaatgtcggatgtcatcagtcatgtgatgtcgcatgagagcttttctgatgacactcaactttatcagtcagcttccatacctgaatttgatgcactggtgacacaaacacaggagtgcattgctggcctaaaggactggatgactctcaataagctgcatctaaatgatgataagactgaatttatgatagcctgtGCAAAGAAGTTTTGTCAGCATCCATCCTTTCCTGACTCTgctctgatcaatagcacacctgtttcactttctccttcagttcgcagtcttggtgtagtcctagaccagtctctttccttccaacagcacattttgaATATCTGTAaggttgcctatttggaactgtgtagaatcagttctatccgccactatctctcagccgatgcaaccaagacacttgtatgcactcagattctctcaagattggattactgcaactctcatTTGGCCAGCCTTCCCGAATATcaattagacagactccaacgactCCATTttaccaggattttttttcttgcatattttaattttctttttaccATTTGTCGTTTCTGTCTGGAGGTGAATTTTGGTACAGAAAAATATGCACTTTTCTGTCATGTGTTTTTAGCTGAAAGCAAATAAACATGTTACCGTCTGTTTTGTATGTTCCAACCACTTACAGTGTTGAGAAAACAATACATTGTTTACAAATATTGTCCACATCATTGAGGTTCTAACTTTACAAATCACATGCGCACCATGATGTCAGTGTTGATAATATAGAAGAGAAATGGAAGATTCCTTCCATATCATGATGATACATGTTCAAAATATTTTAAGCCATGAAAGGACTGGTAGATGATTGAGAATAAACATTAGTAAAACTAACTGAAAAGTGAAGTCAGGAAATAATCTTTTGTGAATAATCCTGCTCATTATTGCTGTGGAGGCTGAAATCCTCTCCAGTAACTATAACGAGATATATGACAATGATTACACTGGCAAAAGAAGAATGAACATAAGTAAAACTGACTTGGAAAGTGAAGAAAGTTAACGATCATTCGTGAATAATCCAGCTTTGCCCATGGTTTTTATCACACAGGGTTTGTTGTCATTGCTTCGGAAGCTGAAATCCTCACCAGACAAGGAACTGCGCATTTTGCTGCTGGGACTGGACAACGCTGGCAAGACAACACTACTGAAAAGTCTGGCATCTGAGGATGTCagccacatcacaccaacacaggtCTGTGCAAATCATGTAGATCTGTATATATTTGTGGAAGGGGAatgctactgcttctgctactacaacTCCatccactaataataataatgattatgacagTAAATTTACAGGTTACTTTCAAAccccacaaagcacacacatgcacacatgcaggcatggaagaaatagatgtTGATCCAGAGAAAGCAGATATGGAATGGAGTGCCTTGATTATGTACACGCTATTTAAAAAGGAATGTTTTTAGGTTTGTTTTAAAGGATGTAAGTGTGGTACTGGTTTACTGAAAAAGGCAATGAATTCAAGATAAATTTTTTCAGCTGAAGAACTTAAAAGCCCTCCAGCCATATTTCTCTCTGAAATATATTGTATAATGTCCCTGgaactttatttttttataaaatgGATATTGAACTTTTGGTAGAAACATTTGGTAGAAAAGTTCCTGACAGTACAGAGTATTTGTCACAATATATTCATACTACACTTGCAACAATTAAGGTGTCACTATCTGAAATTTGCCATAATCAAAAACATTCAAATGCAGAGCAACAAGCTTACACATATATGGGCATGCAGCCCATAAGCAAACACATTCAAGATGTGCACTTTTCCAAGCTTAAGAGCACCAGACAAAATGTACCAGTACACTTATGTATTGCTTCTCTAAATGCACTATAAAGAATTAAACAACAGGAAAACTGGGCTTGATAAGTTGATGCCATATCAGAATTTGGTTCataatatgattatgattttttttaagttagTGTCTTTGATGCTGCAACAAGCATATTATAATGAGCAGACATGCTTACTATCTAAAtaccatgtgttttttttctgggaaacCAACGAAAATGTCACAACttcacaaaaatacaaaaaataagtggccattccagaaaaaaaatcacacatggaTGATTTCTTCAAACGATCGCAGTGGCATCTTAAACACTCACATGCCAGCATTCTGTTGGAATGGGAGATTCAGAAAGAGTGTGAAACAAATCAGCAAACTAACATGGTGACGAAAGGGAACACACGTTTGAACTACACAGAAATAATGAAAAGACTTTAATACAGTTTAAGCAATGACAAAAACGTTTCATGTGGAACACTGCGtaagcagagatgccaactgttatgattttgctgtattttgttgcatttgatttcagtttgttCCAATGAGCTCATTTTAAACTGGATAGCAAGGTCAGATGCTtttctgtcataacattacccagacgacCTATCGATGACAAAGGCCAGGgcggcagtcactactaaccttggtcttacgtgatgatgctcagttaATCACGTGCATGTTTAGATTGAAACATCATTGAGTGGGCCAGTCAGCTTAATGGTTTGCCggaacaagagagaatgtggctaaatcaagttgtgtcttggtcaaacagcgtctgtgcccagTGGATTAAACTATAGAGTGAAAGAAGGAACAAGCGGCTTGAAACAAAGAAAGTCAGCCATGAATTCTGATCTTGAGAAACAAGATgaacaaagaccagggaagcAACAATGTGCCACAGATTtgtcagctgtaaagaagcagCGGCGGGAACAGAAGTTTCACCAAACGTACACTGAAAAATGTCCGTGCATCATGCCCTCCACGTTGGGAAACTCGCATGctcattgtactgtgtgtgtgtttgctgatgtgcctcggagtctgagtgttcctaccaaattcaaaatgttcctaccaaatttcctgattgttcctacaacaacacttgacaggggttggcatctctgtttaAGGCAAAATCAGGGCAATTGTGGTCTACTGCTATATAATGAGTTAAGAGCTTTTCTAGTgttttgctcgctctctctctatatatatacccaGTATGTGCTGTTCTGTAATGCAGGCAAATGTTACATGAAGTTactgatgattttgttttgttctggatTGTTGGAGGCTAAAAACATTGACAGCACTGATAGTCAGATTCTGAGGGGGGCTTGCTTCTTATgtgccaattaaaaaaaatcctgccGTCCCTCTATGAGCTTGTTGGATAAGATGTGGTGGCATCTATTTCACAGGGTTTCAATATCAAGTCCGTGCAGTCAGCAGGCTTCAAGCTGAATGTGTGGGATATAGGTGGACAGAGGAGAATTCGACCCTACTGGAGAAACTATTTTGAAAACACAGATATTTTGGTAAATATttgtgattttttcttttcttttcttctgaaaatgagtgtatttgtgtgtgtgtgtgtgtgtgcttgtgtgtgtgtgtcactctgtgtgtgtgtgtgtagatacgcATTCGTGGCTGTGAGTTCTTGtcggtatgcatgtgtgtgtttagtacaATACCTGTcgtttaaattttttaaaaggaTTTTATGGAAGTATTTCTTACTCTGAAATTGTGTTTCTTAAAATAcatgtaattctctctctctctctctctctctctctctctctctctctctctgtgtgtgtgtgtgtgtgtgtgtgtgtgtgtgtgtgtgtgtgtgtgtgtagtcaccatgtcctctctgtggataccaagtggatgatgaaaaacattttctttttcagtgtgaaatgtataatactgtgtgagaaaaatgtatattctttaaaacagagatggctaaaagccatgatgttgttactgtcttgtcatgtgataatgaaatcataattagatcggttgctaaattcattgcagaagctcaaacaatgagacaaaggtacataagtcagaatagtatcaacagcatagaagacacttaattatagttagtacagaagttgctattttatttggacaaaacagaaaacataacattgcatacttaagtgtattgttgaggcagtatgtattggtttgatgtatttttgaatggatggtcgagtcagtccccattcattttggtattttattatcattacattgttgtttttctttagttccgtttcgttgagtttttgtcaggatgtgacttaagtgtttccaagtattgcatattttcttggtttaaactgactgaaggattcagagaaaaaatatagttttttgttgttgttgttttgaagctaaaatatatgcatttatgttgttgcccccttgtcagaagacctttcttggcaatgacaataaataattccagtgtccagtgtctgtgtgtgtgtgtgtgtgtgtgtgtgtgtgtgtgtgtgtgtggagagggatgggagTTGCGGGTGTGTGTAGTAAATGAAcccactgtgctgtattgctttTGTATGTATTTAGCTTTATGTGTGTTACTTTTTGATCTTTtagtccaacctttgtcatgttgttCATGTGCTGGACTTGGCTATGGGCTGATATATTGTATGGGATAAGTGAAGAGCCTGTAAATGCACAAATAATTTCCAGATGGATGTATGTGGACAAGGAGAGGTAAATTTGTTATAATTTTGCTTGGACAGCAAATGAATTTtgctgcatgttgttgataaaggTACATTAATGCTAAGCTgtgattgcttttttttaatttttttagaaAAGAATGTGTTTTggtttatatgtatatgtttatatgtgtgtacatatacttgAACATGATTGTATGTTTTTATGATGTACGTTCAGTGTGTTAGAGGATTAAAAGCCAAATATAAGTTAACAAATATCTTTGAAACTTTGTATTGGACATGAGTATTACACATTGTGAATATACCAattgtacttgtatgtgtgtgtgtgcgtgcaatcatgtgtatgcttgcatgcatgcatttgtgtgtgtgtgtgtgtgtgtgtgagtgcttttgtgtgtgtgtgtgtgtgtgtgtgcagatttacGTCATAGACAGCACTGACAAGAAAAGATTTGAAGAAACTGGAGAGGtaagtgtctgtgcatgtctgtgtatgtttctgtgtgtgcttgtgtgtgtgtgtgtgtctgtgtgtgtgtgcgtgtgctggtttgtgtacctgtatgtgtatgtgtgtttgtatgtttttctttttcatgtatgtgttgttgttttttcctttttcttttttgcaagaGTCATTCAGGCATTACCAttcattttcttggtttttttaaattatttttatctGGTCTTTTTTCGTCTCTCTTCCCACCCGCTTCCTCCCTCCTTTTCGTTCTGCTACATGACCCCCATGATGAGTTTTTTTACCTCAGCTTGAGCTTGTCCTTGGCCTTGCTTATTTGACCTTGACCCTATCGGGAGCTGAAGAAACTGCTGAAGGAGGAGCAGGCTGGGGTGTCTgtgctctctttcttttcttctctttctgtctttcctactCCCTTCATCCCTTTCATTCTGCTAGCAACATGATCCCGTGGTGGGCTTACTTCTGAACTCATCCTTGACCTTGGCCTTGCCCCTGTCATCAGGAGCTGAAGGAGCTGCTGGAGGAGGAGAAGCTGGCTGGGGTGCCAGTGCTGGTGTTTGCCAACAAGCAGGACCTGGTGTCGGCCTCTGAGGCCCATGAAGTGTCCCAGAACCTAGGACTGTCCACACTGAGGGACCGCCAGTGGCAGATCCAGCCCTGCTCCGCCCtcaagggggagggggtcaaGGTCAGTTCAACCTTTGTTTTGATTAGTTTTATgttaaacatttttgttgttgttattagagagggtgtgcagcccgcttttGTGGTGGACTTTTCTCTCTCACAGTGTGAGAAGTAGGTCATAGGATGACATGGACAGCCCACCACcataactggcttctctgagtttgcactgcttttgtttggAAAACTTTTTAGCAGAGTTTATAAACGGATCAGTTGGAATACTTAATGGCAGATATGTGACAAGAAACATACCCAAATTAAACatagaagacgggcgcaatagccgagtggttaaaccgttggactgtcaatctgagggtcccgggttcgaatcacggtgatggcgcctggtgggtaaagggtggagatttttacgatctcccaggtcagcatatgtgcagacatgctagtgcctgaacccccttcatgtgtatatgcaagcagaagatcaaatacacacgttaaagatcctgtaatccatgtcagcgttcggtgggttatggaaa
Coding sequences within:
- the LOC143276246 gene encoding ADP-ribosylation factor-like protein 3, with amino-acid sequence MGLLSLLRKLKSSPDKELRILLLGLDNAGKTTLLKSLASEDVSHITPTQGFNIKSVQSAGFKLNVWDIGGQRRIRPYWRNYFENTDILIYVIDSTDKKRFEETGEELKELLEEEKLAGVPVLVFANKQDLVSASEAHEVSQNLGLSTLRDRQWQIQPCSALKGEGVKDGLDWMVKTCNSKSTKKK